The DNA window TCCACCTCCCCTTCCAGCACCACCATCACGTCCACGTCGGACGCCTCCGTGGCCTCGTTACGGGCATGGGAGCCGTACAGCACGACGGCGTGCAACCGGTCGCCATACACGCGGTCGAGGCGAGCCCGAAGCTCTCGAAGGAGCGGACGGATGGTGGAGGGGATGGGGGCTGTCGAGGGAGGCATCAGAGCACTGGATTCACGAGTGTAGTAGGGAAGTCAGATGCCGGGTGGGGAGTAGGAAGCGTCGACCCAGGCTTCTTTCTCACTGCTGTCGAGGGCGGTGTGGATGAAGTGCACGCCGATGGCGCCGTCCTGCACCGTCGGGTAGTCCTGTGCCCAGGACTCGGGCTCCTCTCCGGCCTCGTGTGCGGCAATGGCGTGGGCCGCGCTGCGGTAGATGTTGGCGAAGGCCTCGATGAAGCCCTCAGGGTGGCCCTGTGGCGTGCGAATGAACGGCTGCACCGAGTCGGCGAGGGAGGCGCGCCCGTGGCTGTACACCTGCTGCGGCTTGTCGCCGTTGATGTCGGTGAGGAGCGTGAGGCGGTGCGGGTCCTCCTGCTGCCAGTCGAGCCCGGCCTCGGTGCCGTAGACGCGGAGGCGAAGGTTATTTTCTTCGCCGGCGGAAATCTGTGAGAAGTGAATGAGGCCGCGCACCCCGCCTTCGTAGCGGGCCAGGATGCTGGCGTCGTCGTCGATGCCGCGCCCCTCGACGACCGTGCCCACGTCCGCACACATGCGCTCCAGCGAGAGGCCGGTCACGTACCGGGCAAGCTGCTCGGCGTGCGTGCCGATGTCGCCCAGCGCGCCCGCCCCCGCCTTGTCCGGGTCGGTGCGCCAGGATGCCTGTTTGTTGCCCTTCTCCTCTAGCCGGCGGTTCAGCCAGCCCTGCGGGTACTCCACGACGATCTTCCGGAGGTCGCCGAGGCGGCCCTGCTCCACGAGCGCGCGGGCTTGCTTCACCAGCGGATAGCCGGAGTAGTTGTGCGTGAGGGCAAAGACCACATCCTGCTCCTCCACGCGGCGGCAAAGGTCCTCCGCGTTGTCCAGTGTGGTCGTCATCGGCTTGTCGCAGATGACGTGGAAGCCCTCGTCGAGAAAGGTCTTCGCCACGTCGTAGTGCAGGAAGTTCGGCGTGACGATGGAGACGGCGTCGATGCCGTCGGGCCGCGCGGCTTCTTCCGCGGCCATCTCCTCGTAGGAGCCGTAGACCCGCTCCGGGTCGAGGTTCAGGTTGTCGCCCTGCTCCTTCGACTTTTCGGGGGAAGAGGAGAAGGCGCCGGCGACGAGGTCCATCTCGCCGTCGAGGGCGGCGGCGGAGCGGTGCACGGCGCCGATGAATGCGCCGGGGCCGCCCCCGACCATGCCGTAGCGAATGTTGCGATCAAGTGCCATAAATCCTGTAGGGGTTGGGGGTTGTGACGAAAGGGGTGCAGTGGGTCGGGAATGAGAAATTTGGAGTGTGGAATGCAGAGGGGATCCGTACTGCTCCCTGGATGCGAATCATTCCACATTCCGAATTTCCCACCCCCCATTCGTTAGAAGGTAAGCTGACTGAGCGTCTTGTGGCTGGCTTCGATGCTCTGCATCGGAGCCTCGGGGTTGTCGTGCTCTACGAAGTAGTGCTCGAAGTTGCCCGCCCGGAAGATCGCGGCAAAGTCCATTTGCCCCGCCCCCACGCTCACCATCTCGCCGTCTGCCGTCCGGTCCTTCACGTGGCAGAGCGGATAGCGGTCGGGATTGCGCGTGATGTAGTCGGTTGGATCGTGGCCGGCCGCCGCGATCCAGTAGAGGTCCAGCTCCATCTGCACGTGCGACGGATCGGTTTCCTCCAGCAGCACGTCGTAGGGAAGCGTGTCGTCCATCGCCTGAAATTCGAAGTCGTGGTTGTGATAGGCAAACTGGAGCCCAGCGTTCGTGCAGCGCTTGCCGAATTCGGAAAACTCGGACGCTCGCTGCCGATACGCATCGAGGCTTCCGCGGTCTGCCTCGCGGAGGTAGGGACACACCAGATAGTCGTGCCCGACGGCCTGCGCCGTTTGAATGAGCGCATCTGGGGCTTCTCGAATTTGCTGAAGGGGCACGTGGGCGGCGGGGGCGGAAAGGCCGAGGTCGTCGAGCATTGCCCCGATCTCTTCGGGACTCCGGTCATAGTATCCAGCAAATTCCACCTCGTCGTAGCCTATTTCGGCCACCGTCTCCATCGTTCCCGAGAAATCGTTCTCCAGCACACTCCGCACGGTGTAGAGCTGGAGTCCAACAGCGGGGAGCGAGGCGCTCACCGTGCCGTTGGAAGAGGCGTCGGAGGATTCGGCATCAGAGGCGTTGGAGCACGCCGCAAGCCCCAGTCCCGCCCAGGCGATCCCGGCGGCCTGGGCGGACGTGGTGAGGAACTGGCGTCGATCCATAGCGAGGAAGCGGGCGGAGGGAAATGAAACGGCACTGAGGAGGTCGACGGAGGGACACGCTACGTCCCGGCCCCCGACCAGGCCCGGCCAACCTCTTCGTACGGGACGTCGCCGTCGTAGTAGCCGGGCACGACGTTGGTTTTCAGCTCCTGCGTTGCTCCAATTTCGGAGGTGTAGTACCCGACGATTACGAGCTCCTTCATCATCCGGAAGAAGGACGGCTCCTCGCGGTCGGTCGGGGCATCTGCGCCGAAGGTCTCCTCGTCCAAGGCCGCGACGAGACTGCGCTGCTGCTCGGCGCTACAGTCGACAAACGAACTGCCGTAGTCCGTCTTGCAGCGGGCGTTGATGTCTTCTAGGCCCTTCATGAATCGTTTTCGGTCCGGCTCGCGATAGCTTTCCCCGACCATCGCGTCGATGAAGCGGTTCACGTTTGCGGCGCTCGCGCCGGGCGTGTCTGTGGCCGGAATGATGATCTCGGCAATGGTATCGACCATCTCGTTTTGCTCGGCGGAGAAAATCGAGGGAGTCCAGTCGGGTCCTGTTTGCTGCTGGCAACCGCTCAGAACACCGGCCACGGTGGGAGCGGAGATCACCCCGCCCAGCAGGGCGCCGACGCGGCGAAGGGCTTGGCGACGCGTGAGGTCGTGGGAGGCACTCATGGCGAATGGGGAGGTCGGGGGAGAGAAGGACAGTAATGGACACCCGGGCGTCCTCTTTCGGACGGAGAACGGAATCGAGGGAGCAACTACTCTTCCGCGTCGGGAGACAAGGGACGGATCTTCACGTCGCGGTACCACACGGGATGTCCGTGGTCCTGCAGAGCAATGTGTCCCTCGTCCATCTGACCGAAATTCGGCCAGTTGGAAAACTTCGTACTCTCTACACGATTCGTCCACGTGTCGCTACCAATCTCGGCTTCTAAGAGTTTCGTTCCGTTCATCCAGTGCTCCACGTGAGAGCCGCGGACTACAATCCGGGCCTCGTTGTACTCGCCGATCGGACGGGTCACGTCTTGTGCCGGTGCGTAGAGCCCGTACAGGGCGCCCGACGTGTGAATCGTATCGTCCGGGCTGAGGGTCGCGTTGTCAAGTACCTGGTATTCCGGTCCCGTCTCGTAAGGTAGATCTTCCTGCTCCGAGACGCGGTACATGACGCCGCTGTTGCCCTCCGAGGCGATTTTCCATTCCAGGCGAAGCTCAAAGTCAGCGTACATAGAATCCGTTATGAGCGTGAGCGGCGGTTCTCCCTCTTGGGTTGAGGGCTGTCCCGTAAAGTGCATTGCCCCGCGTTCTACGGCCCAGCCCGCAGGCACCGAGTCGCGCTTGAATCCGCGCCAACCGTCGAGCGACCGGCCGTCGAACAGCAGTTGCCATCCGTTCTGCTGCTCCGTGTCGGAAAGGGTGTTGAGGGAGTCGGGGAGGGAGCCGGTATTGTTCGCAGAAGACCCGGAGTTGTCGGGGCCCCCGCCGCACCCCGCAATGAGAAGAACGAACGGCAGGATTCCCAACGCCAGTAGTGCCCGGAGAAGACGATACGGTGAGGGCATGGTCGTAAGAAAAAACGGTTTGAAAAGAGGGAAAGGGGTTTCAAATATAAAAAAGAGAATGACGATTGCACATGGACGTGCTTTCGTCGAGATTTCGGGAGAAGAAAAGCCCCAGAGTATGCGTCTGTGTGCTGGCACATGCCGACTGGGCAATCCGGTGGGCGCTCTCGTCCCGAAGGATGGATCCGGACGATGCTCCCTCCCGAGTAGCACGATGCGAATGGCATTGTGCAGTACACCTCGAATGACATTGTACAGATCCCACTTTTGCTCTTATGCCTTCTCGCTTTCGTCGGCTGTGGACGATGTGTAGTCTCCTTCTCCTCGCTACCGTCGTCACGGCGCAGGCTCAGATCACGCCCACCGCCGAGCCTGAGACGGTCGGTATGTCGGCGGATCGACTGTCGCGCATCTCCGAGACCCTGTCGCCCCACGTAGAGAAAGGGCAGATCTCAGGCCTCATGACGATGGTGTACCGCCAGGGAGAAGTGGTGCATTTCAATACGTACGGCGACCGCGACCGTCAGACGGATGCGCCGATGACGAAGGAGACCCTCTTTCGCATCTACTCGATGACAAAACCCATCACGACGGTCGCGGCGCTGATGTTGTACGAGGAGGGGCACTTCCATCTCGACGATCCGGTGGCCGAGTATCTGCCTGCATTTGAGGACGCTCAGGTCTACGACACCACGGCTGCGGGGCAGCCCCGGAAGGTGCCCGCGCGGCGGCCCATCACCATTCGCGACCTGATGACGCACACCTCCGGGCTCACGTACGGCGTCTTCGGCAATACGCCGGTGGACTCGATGTACACGGCGGTCGGGGTTCTCGACAACGATCAGACCCTCGCCGCGGCCATCGACACGCTTGGCACGCTGCCGCTCCTCCACCAGCCCGGTGAAACGTGGCACTACAGCGTTTCGACCGACGTGCTCGGGCGTCTCGTGGAGGTCGTGTCCGGCACGACGCTCGATACGTTCTTCCGGACCCGCATTTTTGAGCCTCTCGGGATGGACGACACGATGTTTGAGGTTCCGTCCAGCGAAATGGATCGCTTCGCAACGAACTACGCCGTGGGCAAAGACGGGTCGCTCGTCGTGCAGGACCGGAAGGCGTCCAGCGAGTTTGCGGCGCCCGTCCAATTCCTGTCCGGAGGCGGCGGGCTCGTGTCCACGATGGACGACTATCTCCGGTTTGCACGCATGCTGTTGAATGAGGGCGCGCTCGACGGCACGCGGCTCCTCAGTCCGAAAACAGTGGCCCTCATGACACAAAACCACCTGGATGGGACGCACGCGCCGGGATGGGGCTTTGGGCTCGGCGTTCAGGTTTGTACCGACCTTGCAGCGGCCCAAACGATCGGGTCTGAGGGCATGTACGGATGGTCGGGAGCCGCCAACACCTTCTTTTTCATTGACCCGAAGGAGGAGTTGATCGGGATGGCGTGGACACAGCTCTTTCCCCACGGCCGGTACGAAATTGGATCGACGTTTCGGGTCAGCGTCTACCAGGCCATCGTGGAGTAACGTCTTTCAGGCCGCGGGCGACGGGGCTGGAGGGGGCTTTGGGGAGAGGACACATTCTATTCACTGGCACCCCGCCCCCGCGCAGGTGACAATGCCACCGACACTCCCTATGTTGATTGGGGAAGCAATCATCACCTAATGCGTTCGGGGGGACGGAGCGATCTTGTGCCCCGGTCGCACGTGCAAGAGGGGCAATGCGCCGATCACGGACGGGAATGGGGCATTGCTCTGCAAAGGCGAAGCGGAGGACGGCGGACGTGGACCGGCTCCTCCGTATCTCCGTACTGACTAGCATTCCTTTAACAAATCAAAACCTCCATGCCCAGGGAGACCCTCCACGCCACGGATCTCGAAACGAAGGCGATCAACACCATTCGCTTTTTGTCGGCCGACGCGGTCGAGGCAGCACAGAGCGGTCATCCGGGCGCGCCGATGGGATTGGCCCCGGTGGCCTATACGCTGTGGACGCGCCATCTGCGTCACAGTCCAGAGCACCCGGGCTGGCCGAATCGCGACCGGTTTGTGCTTTCGGCGGGTCATGCGTCGATGTTGCTCTACAGTCTGCTCCACCTTTCCGGCTACGACCTGTCGCTGGATGAGATTAAACACTTCCGGCAGTGGGGCAGCAAAACGCCGGGGCATCCCGAGGCGCACCTGACGTCAGGGGTAGAGACGACGACCGGTCCGCTCGGGCAGGGCTTTGCGAACGGGGTGGGCATGGCCTTTGCCGAGCGCCTGCTGGCCGACGAATTTAACACGCCGGACCATCCGGTCGTCGATCACTACACCTACGCGCTCTGCTCGGATGGGGACCTCATGGAGGGCATCTCGCAGGAGGCAGCCTCGCTGGCCGGGCACCACGATCTTGGCAAGCTCGTCTACCTGTACGACGACAACGAGATTACGATCGACGGCGACACGGACCTCACGTTTACCGAGGATGTCGCGGGCCGGTTTGAGGCCTACGACTGGCACGTGAGTCGCGTCGACGACGCCAACGACCTGGACGCCGTGGACGCAGCCATCGAGGAAGCGAAGGCCGTGACGGATCAGCCCTCGCTCATCGTGGTGAAGTCGCACATTGGGTATGGCAGCCCCAACAAGCAGGACACCGCTGCCGCTCACGGCGCGCCGCTTGGAGAGGAGGAGGTGCGTCTCACGAAAGATGCCCTGGGCTGGCCGACGGACGAGACGTTCCACGTGCCGGAGGGCGTGTACGATCACGTCCAGCAGGCCGTCAGCGACGGCGCCGAGCAGAAGGCGGCGTGGGACGACCTGATGGAGGACTATGAGGAGGCGCATCCCGAGCGGGCAGCTGAGTACCGGCGATGGCTCCACCGAGAGCCGGGAGAGGGATGGGAGGCGGCCGTGCCGACGTTCGACCCCGACGAATCGCTGGCGACGCGGAAGGCGAGTGGACTCACCCTCAACGAACTGGCGCCCGAAGTGGGGTATCTCATCGGGGGATCCGCGGATCTCACGGGCTCCAACAAGACCGACGTGCCGGGGCGCAGCGACTTCCAGCCGGACAATCCCGGTGGCCGGTACTTCCGCTTCGGGGTTCGCGAACATGCTATGGCAGGGGCGATGAACGGGATGGCCCTGCACGGGGGCATTCAGCCATACGGCGGTACGTTCCTCATCTTCAGCGACTACCTGCGCCCGTCGTTGCGCCTCAGTGCGCTGATGGAGCAGCCGGTCGTGTACGTCTTTACGCACGACTCGATCGGGATCGGAGAGGACGGGCCCACACACCAGCCGGTCGAACACCTGATGGCCCTGCGCGCCATTCCCAATCTCACGCTCCTACGCCCGGCCGACGCCAACGAAACGGCCGAGGCCTGGAAGGTGGCCGTGCAGAACACCGAGGGCCCGACGGCGCTCGCGCTGACCCGACAGACCCTCCCCGTCTTCGACCGCGAGGAGGTCACTCCGGCGCGGGGCGTGGGGCGAGGCGCGTACGTGCTTCGGCCCACCGAGGGGACTCCGGACGTGCTTCTGATCGGCAGTGGCAGCGAGGTGCAGCACGCCCTCGCGGCCGCTCGCACCCTGGCCGACGACGGCATTGAGGCTCAGGTGGTAAGCATGCCCTCCTGGGAGCTCTTCGATGACCAATCCGAGACATACCAACACAAGGTGCTTCCGCCCGAGGTCACGGCTCGCGTCTCCATCGAAGCAGGCGTGACGCAGGGATGGGAGCGCTACGTTGGCCCCGACGGGGCATGCATCGGCGTCGACCGGTTTGGGGCCTCTGCGCCCGGTGAGGTGGTCATGGAGAAGTACGGAATCACTGCCGAACACGTGGCTGAGCAGGCACGACAGCTCGTGGCGTGATGCGGGAGGGGCGTACATAAAGGAGAAGAGGCCATCGCGCCTCGCACACCGTGACGAAATTGCCAGAACTGCTGAATTGAACTGTACATTCTGCTATGAAATTTTTTGTCGACACCGCTAACCTTGAGGAGATTCGCGAGGCCAATGATATGGGCGTCCTCGACGGCGTCACGACAAACCCCTCGCTTGTGAAGGCCGAGGGCAACGTCGATTTTCACGAGCGTGTGCTGAAAATCTGTGAGGTCGTCCAGGGAGACGTTTCGGCCGAGGTGACGGCCACCGACTTTGACGGCATGATGGAAGAGGCCCACACGCTGGCCCAGATTCACGACAATGTCGTCGTCAAGATTCCGCTGATCAAGGAGGGCATTAAGGCGCTCCGTGCGCTCGACGACGAAGGCATCCGCACCAACTGTACGCTTTGCTTTTCGCCGACGCAGGCGCTTGTGGCTGCAAAGGCGGGGGCCGACTACATCAGCCCCTTCATCGGGCGGATTGACGACATCTCGTCCGACGGCATGACGTTGATTGAGGAGATCGTCCAAATCTACGACAACTACGACTTTGAAACGGAGGTGCTGGCCGCCTCGATTCGGCATCCGACCCACGTGAAGCGGGCAGCTCTTGCCGGGGCCGACGTGGCGACTATGCCGTTCGAGACGATGGTGAAGCTGCTCGACCACCCGCTTACGGACCGGGGGCTGGAGCGCTTCCTGGAGGACTGGGAAGAATATCAGGAAGCGAAGGAGGAAGAGGCTGCCACAGCGGCAGTGTAGTCGAGAGGGCCGCTGGAGAAGCACGTTTGGGGGCGTCCGAGTCGCAGGGAATGCCTGATTGAGGACGTCCAGGGGGCGGGACTCCGGGGAGAGGTATGGGGACGTGCGTCGAAGTGACCGCCGGCACTCTCCAAAACTACATATTCGATCGGCTCTCAGCGCATGGGGAGAGGCGCCAGAGTTGCTTACAGACAGCGCTTTGGGCGTCCGTTCTTGTAGGTGCTCCGAGAAGTGCTTTGCTGGACACGTGTCTCGTAGAGAGAAATCTCTGCCAGCGACAGGGTGCCGTCGGCGGTTCTCAGAGCTCTACTGCCCTCTTCCCTGGCCGTCCTCTCTCCCATGTCTCTCTACACCGAACGATGGATTGCCCGGCCCGCATGGCTGGCACTTCCCATTTCCGAACGCATTGCCTATCTCGATCAGATGGAGGCGGGGATGCGTGCCCTTGCCGACGCAGGAGCCATACTCATTGGACTTGTTCTGGACGAGGCACAGCATCCGGTACACAGCAGCGACCGATACCTTGCCGTCTGGGTGATGCCGGAGGAGGCCCAGGTTCGCATGCTCGAGTCAATGCTGAAAGAGGCCGGATGGCATCGCTACTTTCGCCGGGCCGACGAAACGTCGGAAGCAGAACGCACCCGCGCGTCTTTGTTTCCGTCTACGCCCCCGTCCCATTGGCACGTGAATGGGCGGCGCAAGTGACATCCGATCGGCAGCGGCTTACAGCCAGTCCTGTTCCCGATACCAGTTCACCGTTTCGGCAACACCTTCTCCGAGCGGAATGCGGGGGGCATACCCGAAGTGCTTCTGCGCTTTCTGGCTGGAGCAGGCGGTGATTGCGTGGCGAATTTCGCGGGCCTTGTCGCGGTTGAGGGGCGGGTAGGTGCCAGTGAGCTTTCCCCACGCCTCGGCCAGCGTCCCGACGACGCCCACGACGGGAGAGGGCACCGGGAGCGTAACGGCCCAGGTGTTGAGGGCGTCGGTGGCGGCGCGCTTCACCTCATTCCACGTGTAGGGCTGTTCGCCGCCGAGCAGGTAGGTCTCCCCCGCAGCCCGCGACGACCGACTTGCCTCGACCATGCCGCGGGCAAGGTCGCGAGCATGCACGAGGCTCAGGCTCCGCTCGGCCCCGCTGCCCACGACGGGGCACACGTGTCGTTGGACCGCCCTGAAGAAATCCAGGATGTCGCGATCGCGCGGGCCGTACACGGCGGGAGGGCGGACGACGGTAAGCGGGAGAGCCTCCCAGTAGGATTCCGTCATGTCGTGAGCGTCGCGCAGCGCCGCTTCCATTTGCGCCTTGCTTTTGCCGTAGCGGCTGACGGGACGGAGGGGATGCTCCTCGGTTGCCACCTCGGCGTCGCAGCGTCCCACTGCGGCGAGGCTGCTGGTAAGGAGGATCCGCTCCACGTCCGGCGCGGCGTGCTTGACGGCGCCCAGAAGGTTGAGCGTGCCCTGCACATTGACCTCGTAGAAGGAGGCCCATTCGGGGGCGCGGGTGATGCCGGCAAGGTGATAGACGTGCGTCACCCCGTCGAGCGCCGTCCACAGCGTCTCCACGTCCGACAGGTCGCCGTGCACGTAGGTGACGTCCAGGTCCGACAGCCATTTCGGATCGGAGCGGACCATGCAGCGGATCTCGCTCACTCCGCGGCGCAGGAGCTCTTCCACGAGGTGGCTGCCAACGAAGCCGGTCCCGCCGGTGACGAATGCGATCTTGGAGTCAGACACGATTCAGTGGTGGCTTGCCGGGGGAGAGGCGAGGATCGAGGATTGAGAATCGAGGGGGGAGAGGCGAAGGGGGAGGAACTAGAAGATCGAGCATTGAGGGGGCGTTGAGGAGGCGAACGTTATGATCAGCTTGTGCCACGTGTCTCCAAAGGGCAGCGCACATTGCACATCCATTCAGTCATTATGGCGAAGATCGAGAGTTTTCGGGAACTGAATGTGTATCGACGGGCGCATCGACACGCCAGCGTCCTCTTTGAACGATCTCATCAGTTTCCAAAAGAGGAGAAGTATGCGCTTACAGATCAGATCCGTCGTTCTTCCCGAGCCGTCACCGCTCTTCTGGCGGAAGCGTGGGCACGTCGACGGTACAAGGCTGTCTTCATCAATAAGGTGAACCAGGCGCTAGGGGAGGCAATGGAAACGCAGGCGTGGCTCGATCATGCTCGGTCCTGTGGCTATCTCGATGAAGACGAGTACGAGAAACTCAACGACGCCTGGAATCACATTGGGGCCATGCTCAGACGCATGATTCAACGTGCTGACGGGTTCTGTAGCTCTTCTCCGTGATCGAGGAAGCAGCATGCAATCCTCGCTTCTCAATCCTCACGACTCTCCTACTCTACGGTGGTTGCCTGATCCCGTCTGGTATCCAGTTCCATCTCACTCGTCATTCCTCACCTAATCATCCCGCGTCAATCGAACCACGTTTTCCACGTGCGGCGTGTGCGGAAACATGTCCACCGGCTGCACCGCGTCGATGCGGTACGTGTCGCGCAGGCGCTCCAGGTCGCGCACCTGGGTTTGCGGGTTGCAACTCACGTAGACGAAGCGCTCTGGGGCCAGCTCGGCGATCTGTGCCACCACGTCTTTGTGCATACCCGCCCTTGGTGGATCCACGATGAGAACGTCGGGCTCGCCGTGCGTCTCAACGAAGGCAGAGGTGAACAGCTCCTTGAGGTCGCCGCTCACGAACGTGCAGTTGTCCACCCCGTTCATCTCCGCGTTCGTACGCGCGTTGGCGACCGCGTCCTCCACCAGCTCCGCTCCGATGACCTCGTTCACGTGCTCGCTCATGTAGAGGGAAATCGTGCCCGCGCCACAGTAGAGGTCGTATAGCCGATCGGACGGACGGAGCTCGGCAAACTCGCGCGCCACCTCGTAGAGCTGCTCCGCCTGGAGCGTGTTCGTTTGGAAAAAGGCACTGGGACTGATCTCAAACCGGTAGTCGCCAATCTCGTCGTAGATGACGCCCGGGCCAAAGACGACCTGTTCTTCCCCTTCCGGATTTTGCGACTTGCCGGTGTGGTTGGTGTGGATGAAGGTCGTCACCTCGGAGAAGTCTCTCTGCAAAAACGCCGCAAATGCCGAGATCCGATCGTCCGGCGCTCCGTACGTCACGAGGTTGACCATGCAGTCGCCCGTCTGCTCGCCGGTGCGAAGGACGAGGTGGCGCAGAAAGCCCTCCTGGTTGCGGATGTCCCACGGTGCCCAGCCCTGCTCCTTCACGAAGGTGCGGATGCCGTTCACGAGCCGCACGCTGAGCTCCGAGTGCAGATGGCACTCCTGTAGGTCGAGCACTTTGAAGAAGTTGCCAGGCACGTGAAGCCCCAGAGCAAAGTCGGTATCGAACTCTTTGCCCGTGTCGATCTCGTCGCGCGTAAGCCACCGGTCCGCGCTGAAGTCGAAGTCCATCTTGTTTCGGTAGAAGAACCGCTTCGGGGATCCGATCGTCGGGCGTACCTCCACGTCCGAGAAATCGGTCTGCTGCTCGAACGCT is part of the Salinibacter sp. 10B genome and encodes:
- a CDS encoding nucleotidyltransferase domain-containing protein, whose product is MPPSTAPIPSTIRPLLRELRARLDRVYGDRLHAVVLYGSHARNEATEASDVDVMVVLEGEVDAWEELQRMSEPVYDLELETEEMITLFPISRSEFENHNTPLLMNVHREGVKV
- a CDS encoding Gfo/Idh/MocA family oxidoreductase yields the protein MALDRNIRYGMVGGGPGAFIGAVHRSAAALDGEMDLVAGAFSSSPEKSKEQGDNLNLDPERVYGSYEEMAAEEAARPDGIDAVSIVTPNFLHYDVAKTFLDEGFHVICDKPMTTTLDNAEDLCRRVEEQDVVFALTHNYSGYPLVKQARALVEQGRLGDLRKIVVEYPQGWLNRRLEEKGNKQASWRTDPDKAGAGALGDIGTHAEQLARYVTGLSLERMCADVGTVVEGRGIDDDASILARYEGGVRGLIHFSQISAGEENNLRLRVYGTEAGLDWQQEDPHRLTLLTDINGDKPQQVYSHGRASLADSVQPFIRTPQGHPEGFIEAFANIYRSAAHAIAAHEAGEEPESWAQDYPTVQDGAIGVHFIHTALDSSEKEAWVDASYSPPGI
- a CDS encoding sugar phosphate isomerase/epimerase, which translates into the protein MDRRQFLTTSAQAAGIAWAGLGLAACSNASDAESSDASSNGTVSASLPAVGLQLYTVRSVLENDFSGTMETVAEIGYDEVEFAGYYDRSPEEIGAMLDDLGLSAPAAHVPLQQIREAPDALIQTAQAVGHDYLVCPYLREADRGSLDAYRQRASEFSEFGKRCTNAGLQFAYHNHDFEFQAMDDTLPYDVLLEETDPSHVQMELDLYWIAAAGHDPTDYITRNPDRYPLCHVKDRTADGEMVSVGAGQMDFAAIFRAGNFEHYFVEHDNPEAPMQSIEASHKTLSQLTF
- a CDS encoding gluconate 2-dehydrogenase subunit 3 family protein; this translates as MSASHDLTRRQALRRVGALLGGVISAPTVAGVLSGCQQQTGPDWTPSIFSAEQNEMVDTIAEIIIPATDTPGASAANVNRFIDAMVGESYREPDRKRFMKGLEDINARCKTDYGSSFVDCSAEQQRSLVAALDEETFGADAPTDREEPSFFRMMKELVIVGYYTSEIGATQELKTNVVPGYYDGDVPYEEVGRAWSGAGT
- a CDS encoding DUF1080 domain-containing protein, which encodes MPSPYRLLRALLALGILPFVLLIAGCGGGPDNSGSSANNTGSLPDSLNTLSDTEQQNGWQLLFDGRSLDGWRGFKRDSVPAGWAVERGAMHFTGQPSTQEGEPPLTLITDSMYADFELRLEWKIASEGNSGVMYRVSEQEDLPYETGPEYQVLDNATLSPDDTIHTSGALYGLYAPAQDVTRPIGEYNEARIVVRGSHVEHWMNGTKLLEAEIGSDTWTNRVESTKFSNWPNFGQMDEGHIALQDHGHPVWYRDVKIRPLSPDAEE
- a CDS encoding serine hydrolase domain-containing protein; amino-acid sequence: MPSRFRRLWTMCSLLLLATVVTAQAQITPTAEPETVGMSADRLSRISETLSPHVEKGQISGLMTMVYRQGEVVHFNTYGDRDRQTDAPMTKETLFRIYSMTKPITTVAALMLYEEGHFHLDDPVAEYLPAFEDAQVYDTTAAGQPRKVPARRPITIRDLMTHTSGLTYGVFGNTPVDSMYTAVGVLDNDQTLAAAIDTLGTLPLLHQPGETWHYSVSTDVLGRLVEVVSGTTLDTFFRTRIFEPLGMDDTMFEVPSSEMDRFATNYAVGKDGSLVVQDRKASSEFAAPVQFLSGGGGLVSTMDDYLRFARMLLNEGALDGTRLLSPKTVALMTQNHLDGTHAPGWGFGLGVQVCTDLAAAQTIGSEGMYGWSGAANTFFFIDPKEELIGMAWTQLFPHGRYEIGSTFRVSVYQAIVE
- the tkt gene encoding transketolase: MPRETLHATDLETKAINTIRFLSADAVEAAQSGHPGAPMGLAPVAYTLWTRHLRHSPEHPGWPNRDRFVLSAGHASMLLYSLLHLSGYDLSLDEIKHFRQWGSKTPGHPEAHLTSGVETTTGPLGQGFANGVGMAFAERLLADEFNTPDHPVVDHYTYALCSDGDLMEGISQEAASLAGHHDLGKLVYLYDDNEITIDGDTDLTFTEDVAGRFEAYDWHVSRVDDANDLDAVDAAIEEAKAVTDQPSLIVVKSHIGYGSPNKQDTAAAHGAPLGEEEVRLTKDALGWPTDETFHVPEGVYDHVQQAVSDGAEQKAAWDDLMEDYEEAHPERAAEYRRWLHREPGEGWEAAVPTFDPDESLATRKASGLTLNELAPEVGYLIGGSADLTGSNKTDVPGRSDFQPDNPGGRYFRFGVREHAMAGAMNGMALHGGIQPYGGTFLIFSDYLRPSLRLSALMEQPVVYVFTHDSIGIGEDGPTHQPVEHLMALRAIPNLTLLRPADANETAEAWKVAVQNTEGPTALALTRQTLPVFDREEVTPARGVGRGAYVLRPTEGTPDVLLIGSGSEVQHALAAARTLADDGIEAQVVSMPSWELFDDQSETYQHKVLPPEVTARVSIEAGVTQGWERYVGPDGACIGVDRFGASAPGEVVMEKYGITAEHVAEQARQLVA
- the fsa gene encoding fructose-6-phosphate aldolase, which translates into the protein MKFFVDTANLEEIREANDMGVLDGVTTNPSLVKAEGNVDFHERVLKICEVVQGDVSAEVTATDFDGMMEEAHTLAQIHDNVVVKIPLIKEGIKALRALDDEGIRTNCTLCFSPTQALVAAKAGADYISPFIGRIDDISSDGMTLIEEIVQIYDNYDFETEVLAASIRHPTHVKRAALAGADVATMPFETMVKLLDHPLTDRGLERFLEDWEEYQEAKEEEAATAAV
- a CDS encoding DUF6616 family protein, which codes for MSLYTERWIARPAWLALPISERIAYLDQMEAGMRALADAGAILIGLVLDEAQHPVHSSDRYLAVWVMPEEAQVRMLESMLKEAGWHRYFRRADETSEAERTRASLFPSTPPSHWHVNGRRK
- a CDS encoding NAD-dependent epimerase/dehydratase family protein, with translation MSDSKIAFVTGGTGFVGSHLVEELLRRGVSEIRCMVRSDPKWLSDLDVTYVHGDLSDVETLWTALDGVTHVYHLAGITRAPEWASFYEVNVQGTLNLLGAVKHAAPDVERILLTSSLAAVGRCDAEVATEEHPLRPVSRYGKSKAQMEAALRDAHDMTESYWEALPLTVVRPPAVYGPRDRDILDFFRAVQRHVCPVVGSGAERSLSLVHARDLARGMVEASRSSRAAGETYLLGGEQPYTWNEVKRAATDALNTWAVTLPVPSPVVGVVGTLAEAWGKLTGTYPPLNRDKAREIRHAITACSSQKAQKHFGYAPRIPLGEGVAETVNWYREQDWL
- a CDS encoding four helix bundle protein; this translates as MAKIESFRELNVYRRAHRHASVLFERSHQFPKEEKYALTDQIRRSSRAVTALLAEAWARRRYKAVFINKVNQALGEAMETQAWLDHARSCGYLDEDEYEKLNDAWNHIGAMLRRMIQRADGFCSSSP